The Vicia villosa cultivar HV-30 ecotype Madison, WI unplaced genomic scaffold, Vvil1.0 ctg.002324F_1_1, whole genome shotgun sequence genome includes a window with the following:
- the LOC131638507 gene encoding germin-like protein 9-3 — translation MSSSTSKLLTLIISAFAIMQITSAGDPDILTDFIAPVGNQVDGSFFTFTGFRALLPPNTPPSAFKVLKASKAEFPAVDGQSVAYAALQFPAGSINPPHTHPRSAELLFLAAGSLQVGFVDTTNKLFTQTLQTGDIFVFPKGLVHFQFNSDTQKPALALSAFGSANAGTVSIASTLFNTTIDDNVLALAFKTDVATIQTLKKGFTS, via the coding sequence ATGTCCTCCTCAACATCAAAACTCCTCACACTGATCATATCTGCATTTGCCATAATGCAAATAACATCAGCTGGTGATCCAGACATCCTCACTGACTTCATAGCCCCGGTTGGAAACCAAGTTGATGGTTCCTTCTTCACATTCACCGGTTTCCGCGCCCTTCTTCCACCTAACACACCACCCTCGGCTTTCAAAGTATTGAAAGCAAGCAAAGCAGAATTTCCAGCTGTTGATGGACAAAGTGTGGCGTATGCTGCTCTTCAGTTCCCGGCCGGAAGTATCAATCCGCCACACACACATCCTCGCTCGGCCGAACTACTTTTCCTCGCGGCAGGTTCCCTTCAAGTTGGTTTTGTGGACACAACCAATAAGCTATTCACTCAGACGCTACAAACTGGTGACATTTTTGTGTTTCCAAAGGGGCTTGTGCACTTTCAATTCAATTCTGATACTCAAAAACCTGCTTTGGCCTTATCTGCTTTTGGTAGTGCTAATGCTGGAACTGTTTCAATTGCTAGCACATTGTTTAACACTACCATTGATGATAATGTCTTGGCTTTGGCTTTCAAGACTGATGTTGCAACCATTCAAACTTTGAAGAAAGGATTTACTTCTTAA
- the LOC131638508 gene encoding B3 domain-containing protein At1g05920-like, which produces MAERDFASRILEECGGDDYLLIEKLLRLRSDSLANQFKTKASAILHANNRQYAPVSETITTNNHDVAAGTSVGKVDASDSDDVLHSKNRQCECDAAKETIATNKHEIVAGRSVRKILKIKRSDGLRKVVCGNSSAENNETATKESNNADIKNNETTAEESYSDYERNKKVHKIEKIAGMFESMLDHNVNPWDEMRLKNKETVAEEIENPNTKNNETAAEKIDNPNTKNKETAAEEFDNPDTKKNNETVGEESSFDEKIKANKKRSNKRRKKKINNNGSISHKREVAEPGLPLEFKEKIEQMGGIEVKLVIQKKLTKTDVTRGNSRLAIPKGKIKESFLTPDEESYLDYERNNKEEKIAGMYVSLLDHNLNLWDEMILKKWKMETAELYNITEGWNELVAENKWNKDEEVEVQLWSFRRNHKLNFALVKL; this is translated from the coding sequence ATGGCGGAACGCGATTTTGCTTCCAGAATATTAGAGGAGTGTGGTGGTGATGACTATTTGCTGATTGAAAAGTTACTAAGGTTGCGATCCGACTCTTTGGCGAATCAATTCAAAACTAAAGCTTCTGCTATTCTTCATGCAAATAATCGACAGTATGCACCTGTTTCAGAGACAATAACAACCAATAATCATGATGTTGCTGCTGGTACAAGTGTTGGTAAAGTTGatgcttctgattctgatgatgTTCTTCATTCAAAGAATCGACAGTGTGAGTGTGATGCTGCTAAGGAGACAATAGCAACCAATAAACATGAGATTGTTGCTGGTAGAAGTGTTCgcaaaatacttaaaataaaacGAAGTGATGGACTGAGGAAAGTTGTTTGTGGAAATTCTAGTGCAGAAAATAACGAGACAGCTACCAAGGAATCTAACAATGCTGATATAAAGAATAATGAGACAACTGCTGAGGAATCCTATTCGGATTATGAACGTAATAAAAAAGTACATAAAATAGAGAAGATTGCCGGTATGTTTGAATCTATGTTGGATCACAATGTTAACCCTTGGGATGAAATGCGTTTAAAGAATAAAGAGACAGTTGCTGAGGAAATCGAGAATCCTAATACAAAGAATAACGAGACAGCTGCTGAGAAAATCGACAATCCTAATACAAAGAATAAGGAGACAGCTGCTGAGGAATTCGACAATCCTGATACAAAGAAGAATAATGAGACAGTTGGCGAGGAATCTTCGTTTGACGAGAAAATAAAGGCTAATAAGAAAAGATCAAACAAGCGTCGAAAGAAGAAAATCAATAACAACGGTAGCATTAGTCACAAGCGGGAAGTAGCAGAACCCGGACTTCCTTTGGAATTCAAAGAAAAGATTGAACAAATGGGAGGCATTGAGGTGAAGTTGGTGATCCAGAAGAAACTAACTAAGACTGATGTGACGCGAGGCAATAGTCGTCTCGCCATCCCAAAAGGAAAAATTAAAGAGAGTTTTCTGACACCAGATGAGGAATCGTACTTGGATTATGAGCGTAATAACAAAGAAGAGAAGATTGCTGGTATGTACGTATCTCTGTTGGATCACAATCTTAACCTTTGGGATGAAATGATCTTGAAGAAGTGGAAAATGGAGACAGCTGAACTCTACAATATCACAGAAGGATGGAATGAGCTTGTAGCAGAAAACAAATGGAACAAAGACGAGGAGGTGGAGGTGCAACTTTGGTCTTTCAGGCGCAACCACAAGCTCAACTTTGCGCTCGTCAAGCTTTAG